A single region of the Strigops habroptila isolate Jane chromosome 3, bStrHab1.2.pri, whole genome shotgun sequence genome encodes:
- the TMCC3 gene encoding transmembrane and coiled-coil domain protein 3 isoform X2, with amino-acid sequence MLRKVERHDMNTLSLPLNIRRGGSDTNLNFDVPDGVLEFHKVKLSADSLKQKILKVTEQIKVEQTARDGNVAEYLKLVNSADKQQAGRIKQVFEKKNQKSAHSIAQLQKKLEQYHKKLKDIEQNGSSKTTKDTSKDNLKDIQHGKSRTSGHGTESSKSGVPGVSLTPPVFVFSKSREFANLIRNKFGSADNIAHLKNTLDEFRPETSSRTYGGSATIVAKPKYVSDDECSSGTSGSADSNGNTSFGPAVASTLDSQGKLSMILEELREIKETQSQLADDIENLKTQFKRDYGFISQMLQEERYRYERLEDQLNDLTDLHQHETANLKQELASIEEKVAYQAYERSRDVQEALESCQTRVSKLELHQQEQQAQQSETVNAKVLLGKCINVILAFMTVILVCVSTIAKFIAPMMKSRFHIICTFFAVTLLAIFCKNWDHIICAIERMIIPR; translated from the exons GTGGAAAGACATGACATGAATACCCTGAGTTTACCGCTTAACATTCGCCGTGGAGGCTCTGACACCAACCTGAACTTTGATGTACCAGATGGGGTCCTGGAGTTTCACAAAGTTAAACTCAGTGCAGATagcctgaaacagaaaatcctCAAGGTTACAGAACAAATCAAAGTTGAACAAACAGCTCGAGATGGCAACGTGGCTGAGTATTTGAAACTGGTCAACAGTGCAGACAAACAACAGGCTGGGCGCATTAAACAAGTGTTTGAGAAAAAGAACCAGAAGTCTGCCCACTCCATTgcccagctgcagaagaaattgGAACAGTATCACAAAAAGCTCAAGGATATTGAACAAAATGGATCTTCCAAAACTACTAAGGATACTTCCAAAGATAACTTGAAAGATATTCAGCATGGCAAGTCTCGTACCTCTGGGCATGGAACAGAGAGCAGCAAGTCGGGTGTGCCAGGTGTGTCTTTGACACCAcctgtctttgttttcagcaagtCTAGAGAGTTTGCGAACCTGATCCGAAACAAATTTGGTAGTGCAGACAACATTGCTCATCTCAAAAACACCTTGGATGAATTTCGGCCAGAAACAAGTTCCAGAACATACGGGGGCAGTGCCACTATCGTTGCGAAACCAAAATATGTTAGTGATGATGAATGCTCAAGCGGGACCTCTGGCTCAGCAGACAGTAATGGGAATACTTCCTTTGGTCCTGCTGTGGCAAGTACTCTGGACAGCCAAGGAAAGCTTTCCATGATTTTGGAGGAACTAAGAGAAATCAAGGAGACACAGTCCCAATTAGCTGATGATATagagaatttaaaaacacaatttaaaagaGACTATGGCTTTATTTCTCAGATGTTACAAGAGGAAAGATATAG ATACGAAAGATTGGAGGACCAGTTAAATGACCTCACTGACCTACACCAACATGAGACAGCAAACTTGAAACAAGAGCTAGCCAGCATAGAGGAGAAAGTGGCCTATCAGGCGTATGAGCGATCACGGGATGTTCAG GAAGCCTTGGAGTCATGCCAGACCCGAGTTTCCAAGCTGGAGCTCCATCAGCAAGAACAGCAAGCGCAGCAGTCCGAAACCGTTAATGCCAAAGTGCTCCTGGGGAAATGCATCAACGTGATCCTGGCCTTCATGACTGTCATCTTGGTGTGCGTTTCTACCATTGCAAAGTTCATTGCTCCGATGATGAAGAGCCGCTTTCATATCATCTGCACTTTTTTTGCAGTGACGCTGCTGGcaatattttgtaaaaactGGGATCATATCATCTGTGCCATAGAAAGGATGATTATACCGAGATGA
- the TMCC3 gene encoding transmembrane and coiled-coil domain protein 3 isoform X3, protein MNTLSLPLNIRRGGSDTNLNFDVPDGVLEFHKVKLSADSLKQKILKVTEQIKVEQTARDGNVAEYLKLVNSADKQQAGRIKQVFEKKNQKSAHSIAQLQKKLEQYHKKLKDIEQNGSSKTTKDTSKDNLKDIQHGKSRTSGHGTESSKSGVPGVSLTPPVFVFSKSREFANLIRNKFGSADNIAHLKNTLDEFRPETSSRTYGGSATIVAKPKYVSDDECSSGTSGSADSNGNTSFGPAVASTLDSQGKLSMILEELREIKETQSQLADDIENLKTQFKRDYGFISQMLQEERYRYERLEDQLNDLTDLHQHETANLKQELASIEEKVAYQAYERSRDVQEALESCQTRVSKLELHQQEQQAQQSETVNAKVLLGKCINVILAFMTVILVCVSTIAKFIAPMMKSRFHIICTFFAVTLLAIFCKNWDHIICAIERMIIPR, encoded by the exons ATGAATACCCTGAGTTTACCGCTTAACATTCGCCGTGGAGGCTCTGACACCAACCTGAACTTTGATGTACCAGATGGGGTCCTGGAGTTTCACAAAGTTAAACTCAGTGCAGATagcctgaaacagaaaatcctCAAGGTTACAGAACAAATCAAAGTTGAACAAACAGCTCGAGATGGCAACGTGGCTGAGTATTTGAAACTGGTCAACAGTGCAGACAAACAACAGGCTGGGCGCATTAAACAAGTGTTTGAGAAAAAGAACCAGAAGTCTGCCCACTCCATTgcccagctgcagaagaaattgGAACAGTATCACAAAAAGCTCAAGGATATTGAACAAAATGGATCTTCCAAAACTACTAAGGATACTTCCAAAGATAACTTGAAAGATATTCAGCATGGCAAGTCTCGTACCTCTGGGCATGGAACAGAGAGCAGCAAGTCGGGTGTGCCAGGTGTGTCTTTGACACCAcctgtctttgttttcagcaagtCTAGAGAGTTTGCGAACCTGATCCGAAACAAATTTGGTAGTGCAGACAACATTGCTCATCTCAAAAACACCTTGGATGAATTTCGGCCAGAAACAAGTTCCAGAACATACGGGGGCAGTGCCACTATCGTTGCGAAACCAAAATATGTTAGTGATGATGAATGCTCAAGCGGGACCTCTGGCTCAGCAGACAGTAATGGGAATACTTCCTTTGGTCCTGCTGTGGCAAGTACTCTGGACAGCCAAGGAAAGCTTTCCATGATTTTGGAGGAACTAAGAGAAATCAAGGAGACACAGTCCCAATTAGCTGATGATATagagaatttaaaaacacaatttaaaagaGACTATGGCTTTATTTCTCAGATGTTACAAGAGGAAAGATATAG ATACGAAAGATTGGAGGACCAGTTAAATGACCTCACTGACCTACACCAACATGAGACAGCAAACTTGAAACAAGAGCTAGCCAGCATAGAGGAGAAAGTGGCCTATCAGGCGTATGAGCGATCACGGGATGTTCAG GAAGCCTTGGAGTCATGCCAGACCCGAGTTTCCAAGCTGGAGCTCCATCAGCAAGAACAGCAAGCGCAGCAGTCCGAAACCGTTAATGCCAAAGTGCTCCTGGGGAAATGCATCAACGTGATCCTGGCCTTCATGACTGTCATCTTGGTGTGCGTTTCTACCATTGCAAAGTTCATTGCTCCGATGATGAAGAGCCGCTTTCATATCATCTGCACTTTTTTTGCAGTGACGCTGCTGGcaatattttgtaaaaactGGGATCATATCATCTGTGCCATAGAAAGGATGATTATACCGAGATGA
- the TMCC3 gene encoding transmembrane and coiled-coil domain protein 3 isoform X1, translating to MPGSDTALAVDRTYSDPERHRRRKTRVERHDMNTLSLPLNIRRGGSDTNLNFDVPDGVLEFHKVKLSADSLKQKILKVTEQIKVEQTARDGNVAEYLKLVNSADKQQAGRIKQVFEKKNQKSAHSIAQLQKKLEQYHKKLKDIEQNGSSKTTKDTSKDNLKDIQHGKSRTSGHGTESSKSGVPGVSLTPPVFVFSKSREFANLIRNKFGSADNIAHLKNTLDEFRPETSSRTYGGSATIVAKPKYVSDDECSSGTSGSADSNGNTSFGPAVASTLDSQGKLSMILEELREIKETQSQLADDIENLKTQFKRDYGFISQMLQEERYRYERLEDQLNDLTDLHQHETANLKQELASIEEKVAYQAYERSRDVQEALESCQTRVSKLELHQQEQQAQQSETVNAKVLLGKCINVILAFMTVILVCVSTIAKFIAPMMKSRFHIICTFFAVTLLAIFCKNWDHIICAIERMIIPR from the exons GTGGAAAGACATGACATGAATACCCTGAGTTTACCGCTTAACATTCGCCGTGGAGGCTCTGACACCAACCTGAACTTTGATGTACCAGATGGGGTCCTGGAGTTTCACAAAGTTAAACTCAGTGCAGATagcctgaaacagaaaatcctCAAGGTTACAGAACAAATCAAAGTTGAACAAACAGCTCGAGATGGCAACGTGGCTGAGTATTTGAAACTGGTCAACAGTGCAGACAAACAACAGGCTGGGCGCATTAAACAAGTGTTTGAGAAAAAGAACCAGAAGTCTGCCCACTCCATTgcccagctgcagaagaaattgGAACAGTATCACAAAAAGCTCAAGGATATTGAACAAAATGGATCTTCCAAAACTACTAAGGATACTTCCAAAGATAACTTGAAAGATATTCAGCATGGCAAGTCTCGTACCTCTGGGCATGGAACAGAGAGCAGCAAGTCGGGTGTGCCAGGTGTGTCTTTGACACCAcctgtctttgttttcagcaagtCTAGAGAGTTTGCGAACCTGATCCGAAACAAATTTGGTAGTGCAGACAACATTGCTCATCTCAAAAACACCTTGGATGAATTTCGGCCAGAAACAAGTTCCAGAACATACGGGGGCAGTGCCACTATCGTTGCGAAACCAAAATATGTTAGTGATGATGAATGCTCAAGCGGGACCTCTGGCTCAGCAGACAGTAATGGGAATACTTCCTTTGGTCCTGCTGTGGCAAGTACTCTGGACAGCCAAGGAAAGCTTTCCATGATTTTGGAGGAACTAAGAGAAATCAAGGAGACACAGTCCCAATTAGCTGATGATATagagaatttaaaaacacaatttaaaagaGACTATGGCTTTATTTCTCAGATGTTACAAGAGGAAAGATATAG ATACGAAAGATTGGAGGACCAGTTAAATGACCTCACTGACCTACACCAACATGAGACAGCAAACTTGAAACAAGAGCTAGCCAGCATAGAGGAGAAAGTGGCCTATCAGGCGTATGAGCGATCACGGGATGTTCAG GAAGCCTTGGAGTCATGCCAGACCCGAGTTTCCAAGCTGGAGCTCCATCAGCAAGAACAGCAAGCGCAGCAGTCCGAAACCGTTAATGCCAAAGTGCTCCTGGGGAAATGCATCAACGTGATCCTGGCCTTCATGACTGTCATCTTGGTGTGCGTTTCTACCATTGCAAAGTTCATTGCTCCGATGATGAAGAGCCGCTTTCATATCATCTGCACTTTTTTTGCAGTGACGCTGCTGGcaatattttgtaaaaactGGGATCATATCATCTGTGCCATAGAAAGGATGATTATACCGAGATGA